From a region of the Cyprinus carpio isolate SPL01 chromosome A18, ASM1834038v1, whole genome shotgun sequence genome:
- the LOC109049972 gene encoding SH2 domain-containing adapter protein F-like isoform X1 — MLIPAQTVDILSSPVFVWQKSEAVALLKTPVRQLPLYDTPYEPEENGGDPDGGLCSRESRLPQDDERPPEEYDQPWEWKKDRISKAFAALLCYDCISREDTSSGASRRDVHISRSSSVEIKVIKDLPWPPPVGQLNTGPPLMEAVEAPSSPGLNTTASACDQLQHVQFDGVEKSHMSPTKELKCRPLQRHSSGCLVSTKMSSVEPSGPSVGERIDPSMPLESQFWYHGAISRTDAEALLRLCKEASYLVRNSETSKNDFSLSLK, encoded by the exons ATGCTGATACCAGCACAGACTGTTGATATTTTGTCTTCTCCTGTCTTCGTTTGGCAGAAATCCGAGGCGGTCGCGCTCCTAAAGACTCCGGTGCGGCAGCTTCCTCTCTACGACACCCCGTACGAGCCGGAGGAGAACGGAGGAGATCCAGACGGAGGCTTGTGTTCCCGCGAGAGCAGATTACCGCAGGACGACGAGAGGCCGCCGGAGGAGTACGACCAGCCCTGGGAGTGGAAGAAAGACCGCATATCCAAAGCCTTCGCAG caCTGCTCTGTTATGACTGCATTAGTCGTGAGGACACGAGCAGCGGAGCGTCCAGGAGAGATGTCCACATCTCTAGATCCTCCTCAG TAGAGATTAAGGTCATTAAGGATCTGCCGTGGCCTCCTCCGGTCGGGCAGCTCAACACCGGTCCTCCTCTGATGGAGGCGGTGGAGGCTCCGTCCTCTCCGGGACTCAACACCACAGCCTCGGCCTGCGACCAGCTCCAGCACG TGCAGTTTGACGGCGTGGAGAAGTCCCACATGTCTCCCACTAAGGAGCTGAAGTGTCGTCCGCTGCAGCGGCACTCGAGCGGCTGTCTGGTCAGCACTAAGATGAGCTCGGTGGAGCCCAGCGGGCCCAGCGTGGGCGAGCGCATCGACCCGTCCATGCCTCTGGAGAGCCAGTT CTGGTATCACGGAGCCATCAGCCGCACGGACGCCGAGGCTCTGCTGCGCTTGTGTAAAGAGGCCAGTTACCTGGTGAGGAACAGTGAGACCAGTAAGAACGACTTCTCGCTCTCGCTCAAGTAA
- the LOC109049972 gene encoding SH2 domain-containing adapter protein F-like isoform X2 produces the protein MLIPAQTVDILSSPVFVWQKSEAVALLKTPVRQLPLYDTPYEPEENGGDPDGGLCSRESRLPQDDERPPEEYDQPWEWKKDRISKAFAVEIKVIKDLPWPPPVGQLNTGPPLMEAVEAPSSPGLNTTASACDQLQHVQFDGVEKSHMSPTKELKCRPLQRHSSGCLVSTKMSSVEPSGPSVGERIDPSMPLESQFWYHGAISRTDAEALLRLCKEASYLVRNSETSKNDFSLSLK, from the exons ATGCTGATACCAGCACAGACTGTTGATATTTTGTCTTCTCCTGTCTTCGTTTGGCAGAAATCCGAGGCGGTCGCGCTCCTAAAGACTCCGGTGCGGCAGCTTCCTCTCTACGACACCCCGTACGAGCCGGAGGAGAACGGAGGAGATCCAGACGGAGGCTTGTGTTCCCGCGAGAGCAGATTACCGCAGGACGACGAGAGGCCGCCGGAGGAGTACGACCAGCCCTGGGAGTGGAAGAAAGACCGCATATCCAAAGCCTTCGCAG TAGAGATTAAGGTCATTAAGGATCTGCCGTGGCCTCCTCCGGTCGGGCAGCTCAACACCGGTCCTCCTCTGATGGAGGCGGTGGAGGCTCCGTCCTCTCCGGGACTCAACACCACAGCCTCGGCCTGCGACCAGCTCCAGCACG TGCAGTTTGACGGCGTGGAGAAGTCCCACATGTCTCCCACTAAGGAGCTGAAGTGTCGTCCGCTGCAGCGGCACTCGAGCGGCTGTCTGGTCAGCACTAAGATGAGCTCGGTGGAGCCCAGCGGGCCCAGCGTGGGCGAGCGCATCGACCCGTCCATGCCTCTGGAGAGCCAGTT CTGGTATCACGGAGCCATCAGCCGCACGGACGCCGAGGCTCTGCTGCGCTTGTGTAAAGAGGCCAGTTACCTGGTGAGGAACAGTGAGACCAGTAAGAACGACTTCTCGCTCTCGCTCAAGTAA
- the LOC109049972 gene encoding SH2 domain-containing adapter protein F-like isoform X3 — MLIPAQTVDILSSPVFVWQKSEAVALLKTPVRQLPLYDTPYEPEENGGDPDGGLCSRESRLPQDDERPPEEYDQPWEWKKDRISKAFAALLCYDCISREDTSSGASRRDVHISRSSSVQFDGVEKSHMSPTKELKCRPLQRHSSGCLVSTKMSSVEPSGPSVGERIDPSMPLESQFWYHGAISRTDAEALLRLCKEASYLVRNSETSKNDFSLSLK; from the exons ATGCTGATACCAGCACAGACTGTTGATATTTTGTCTTCTCCTGTCTTCGTTTGGCAGAAATCCGAGGCGGTCGCGCTCCTAAAGACTCCGGTGCGGCAGCTTCCTCTCTACGACACCCCGTACGAGCCGGAGGAGAACGGAGGAGATCCAGACGGAGGCTTGTGTTCCCGCGAGAGCAGATTACCGCAGGACGACGAGAGGCCGCCGGAGGAGTACGACCAGCCCTGGGAGTGGAAGAAAGACCGCATATCCAAAGCCTTCGCAG caCTGCTCTGTTATGACTGCATTAGTCGTGAGGACACGAGCAGCGGAGCGTCCAGGAGAGATGTCCACATCTCTAGATCCTCCTCAG TGCAGTTTGACGGCGTGGAGAAGTCCCACATGTCTCCCACTAAGGAGCTGAAGTGTCGTCCGCTGCAGCGGCACTCGAGCGGCTGTCTGGTCAGCACTAAGATGAGCTCGGTGGAGCCCAGCGGGCCCAGCGTGGGCGAGCGCATCGACCCGTCCATGCCTCTGGAGAGCCAGTT CTGGTATCACGGAGCCATCAGCCGCACGGACGCCGAGGCTCTGCTGCGCTTGTGTAAAGAGGCCAGTTACCTGGTGAGGAACAGTGAGACCAGTAAGAACGACTTCTCGCTCTCGCTCAAGTAA